From Aspergillus fumigatus Af293 chromosome 5, whole genome shotgun sequence, a single genomic window includes:
- a CDS encoding MARVEL domain-containing protein → MALNFPWIYPVRVAQVVFAIIVLGLTAYAVSVVRWSDTVNFMIFNGVWTAFVATPYLALAPVFFPQLAHRFVIPAVEIVTMIFWFAGFIALGVLLPSPDYCHWGQCRALQAATVFGSFEWALFLATTIVAILGALRSGSHNTHSTKPAPQTTTQIGV, encoded by the exons ATGGCTTTAAACTTTCCTTGGATTTATCCTGTTCGTGTCGCCCAGGTAGTGTTCGCGATCATCGTTCTCGGATTGACAGCATATG CTGTCAGTGTAGTCCGCTGGAGTGACACTGTCAATTTCATGATTTTCAATGGCGTCTGGACTGCCTTTGTTGCGACGCCCTATCTTGCGCTGGCCCCAGTTTTCTTTCCCCAACTGGCACATCGTTTTGTCATCCCAGCTGTGGAAATCGTGACCATGATTTTCTGGTTTGCAGGGTTTATTGCGCTTGGTGTTTTGCTTCCGTCTCCGGATTACTGCCACTGGGGTCAATGCAGAGCTTTGCAAGCTGCAACCGTGTTTGGGTCGTTCGAATG GGCATTGTTCCTTGCTACGACCATTGTGGCAATACTCGGTGCTCTGAGATCTGGCAGTCACAACACCCACAGTACGAAGCCTGCCCCGCAAACTACCACTCAGATTGGAGTCTAA
- a CDS encoding Nrd1 complex RNA-binding subunit, translating to MSSAVAELENYLQSMLALKPPGVSGSKINSITSLCTANVQNESVLIQKIYTHFKKAPGTHKLGVLYVVDSVTRQWVEAARKAGQPSGSAAPDGTFAAGVNRVTELLPVLMTDIINNAPEDQKEKIKKLVDIWERGYTFPAPMLASFKEKLNAPASQNVESTTPEGSPAPNYIPLGGSQQQQQANGASSTTPAQAAPDTSSILKALADMAKQNTTTPAAPATTNPLNALNMQGTVSQPVTSSVDQASQVQAGQSGVNPYAAGTMATPFAALNNLAQNPALIPSQSQSQTPPNPLAAAANPLAALLPQATSAAAQPTPSIAPDALQQQLQLLQLLAAQGIPQEQWATALQILSLSNATNMANVNPGQAVGFNLPGQAAAAWGSRPDSQSRDFDRGDRERDRDYMRSPPGQYRRRSRSPGWDRRRDVSPPRRRDSPVYGEYHGDSPGRRGDMRGRRGNDYRQRSPPGRRRRSPTPPRKDPTLPPPGPKFIEWDYSIGQGNIKVLSRTLFVGGVTSSEAHLRSLFSKYGVVQTCIVNVDKRHAFIKMITRQDAVNAREGMESYKSGDMQLRTRWGVGFGPRDCSDYQTGISVIPIERLTEADRKWMLTAEYGGTGGRPIESGMVVEEPDIEIGAGVSSKAISRRIATDTGGKRGPVSSRTQQDRFRRPERDGQPGGMGPGGPGPHEGRDPSAVNNVGVPPAVPGFGFSFPGMHMFPPGFMMGGAQAGSSGGSTQPPPPGQGS from the exons ATGTCTTCTGCTGTAGCAGAGTTGGAGAATTATCTCCAGTCTATGCTGGCTCTCAAGCCCCCAGGCGTCTCTGGATCTAAGATCAACAGCATCACGTCGCTTTGTACAGCCAACGTTCAG AACGAATCCGTCCTTATTCAGAAGATTTACACACACTTCAAGAAGGCTCCGGGAACACACAAGTTGGGCGTACTCTATGTCGTAGACTCTGTAACTCGACAATGGGTAGAAGCAGCGCGCAAGGCAGGCCAGCCATCTGGCAGTGCTGCCCCCGATGGAACATTCGCTGCTGGCGTCAACAGAGTGACCGAATTACTGCCTGTCTTGATGACTGATATCATAAACAACGCCCCTGAGGATCAAAAG GAaaagatcaagaagctggTCGATATCTGGGAACGTGGATATACATTCCCTGCACCCATGCTCGCATCGTTCAAGGAAAAATTGAATGCACCTGCATCTCAGA ATGTTGAATCTACAACTCCTGAAGGATCGCCTGCACCTAATTACATTCCACTGGGAGgttcgcagcagcagcagcaggcgAATGGCGCATCCTCGACGACTCCCGCTCAAGCAGCGCCTGACACTTCCAGTATCTTGAAAGCTCTGGCAGATATGGCAAAACAGAACACAACGACGCCAGCCGCTCCAGCGACGACTAATCCACTAAATGCATTGAACATGCAGGGTACAGTTTCACAGCCCGTGACCTCGTCCGTAGACCAGGCTTCACAGGTTCAAGCTGGACAATCTGGTGTAAATCCTTATGCCGCTGGCACTATGGCGACGCCGTTCGCGGCTCTGAATAATCTTGCTCAGAATCCGGCATTAATCCCGTCTCAAAGCCAGAGTCAGACTCCTCCAAACCCACTCGCTGCCGCGGCCAACCCCCTGGCTGCACTGCTGCCGCAGGCGACCTCAGCCGCAGCTCAGCCAACTCCTAGTATAGCGCCGGATGCTCTacagcagcagctccagctttTGCAACTTTTAGCCGCACAGGGAATTCCGCAGGAGCAGTGGGCCACTGCCCTGCAGATTCTCAGCTTGTCTAATGCTACAAACATGGCCAATGTGAATCCTGGGCAGGCAGTTGGCTTCAACCTACCGGGTCAAGCAGCTGCTGCCTGGGGTAGCCGTCCAGATTCACAGTCACGTGATTTTGATCGAGGCGATCGTGAACGAGATCGCGACTACATGCGCTCTCCTCCAGGCCAGTATCGTCGCAGATCTCGGTCGCCTGGGTGGGACCGACGTCGTGATGTGTcgcctcctcgccgccgtGATAGCCCTGTTTATGGAGAGTATCATGGTGATTCTCCTGGTCGTCGGGGTGACATGCGTGGTCGACGAGGCAATGATTACCGTCAGCGCAGCCCGCCCGGGCGTAGACGGCGTTCTCCTACCCCCCCTCGAAAGGACCCGACActgcctcctccaggccctAAGTTTATCGAGTGGGATTATTCTATCGGACAAGGAAACATCAAAG TTCTGAGCAGAACTCTTTTCGTTGGTGGTGTCAC ATCTTCGGAAGCACATCTTCGATCTTTGTTCAGCAAATATGGTGTTGTCCAAACTTGCATCGTGAACGTCGACAAACGTCACGCGTTTATCAAAATGATTACTCGTCAGGACGCCGTCAATGCCCGGGAGGGAATGGAATCTTACAAGTCCGGTGACATGCAGCTTAGG ACACGATGGGGTGTCGGATTCGGTCCACGAGACTGTAGTGACTATCAGACAGGCATCAGTGTCATACCAATCGAGCGACTTACGGAAGCAGATCGTAAGTGGATGCTCACCGCTGAATATGGTGGAACAGGAGGGCGACCTATTGAGTCTGGCATGGTGGTTGAGGAACCTGACATTGAAATCGGTGCTGGTGTTTCTTCGAAGG CCATTAGTAGACGGATTGCCACAGACACGGGTGGGAAACGCGGGCCGGTGTCGTCCCGCACGCAGCAAGATCGATTCCGTCGCCCAGAGCGTGACGGGCAACCGGGGGGGATGGGTCCTGGTGGCCCTGGCCCTCATGAGGGTCGTGACCCTTCGGCCGTCAATAACGTCGGCGTACCCCCTGCAGTGCCTGGGTTCGGATTTTCATTTCCCGGGATGCACATGTTTCCTCCTGGCTTCATGATGGGAGGGGCACAAGCAGGATCTTCCGGCGGATCAACCCAACCGCCCCCTCCTGGTCAAGGAAGTTAA
- a CDS encoding putative arginine transporter, with protein sequence MAFNEFEVTAAPKVAEGEGKMLTDELVQVNDNGSSPTSNDLDCEKHGASRQSNPLPDLKRKLKSRHLQMIAIGGTIGTGLFISSGTAIAHAGPVGALIAYIFVGSIVYSVMTSLGEVATYIPIPGAFTSYATRLIDPSLGFAMGWIYWFSWAMTYALELTATGLIIQFWKSDIQIAIFIAVFWVMITFFNFLPVSFYGELEFWFSSVKVITVVGFMVFAICIDAGAGGRGYLGFRHWVDPGPFSPYEGVHPDSTAKFVGFWAVLIQAGFSYQGTELVGIAAGETENPRKTVPSAIRKTFFRILFFFVLTIFFIGLLVPYTNENLLTGGNDANSSPFVIAARLAGVKVLPDIINAVLLTVVLSAANSNVYSGSRILIGLAQEGFAPRLFKRTSKKGVPYYSVAFTSAFGLLGFMNVSNAGSTVFNWFLNISGVAGFITWASLNACHIAFMRALKARNISRDLLPYKALWQPWYAYYGLFFNVLIILTQGFTAWIPTFSVTDFFVAYLSVILFVVLYLGHKIIFRPAFVRPIEADIDTGRVALENEMWETVTPTKWYKKLGSAILG encoded by the exons ATGGCCTTCAATGAGTTTGAGGTCACGGCTGCGCCAAAGGTCGCAGAGGGCGAGGGCAAGATGTTAACCGATGAGCTTGTCCAGGTAAACGACAACGGTTCTTCTCCTACCTCGAACGATCTGGACTGCGAGAAACATGGAGCTAGCCGTCAATCGAATCCACTGCCCGATCTCAAGCGGAAGTTGAAGAGCAGGCATCTACAAATGATTGCCATTG GTGGTACTATTGGCACGGGTCTTTTCATTAGTAGTGGTACCGCTATCGCACATGCAGGCCCTGTGGGTGCCCTCATTGCCTATATCTTCGTCGGCTCCATCGTCTACTCGGTCATGACCTCCTTGGGGGAGGTCGCTACATACATTCCAATCCCAGGAGCGTTCACGTCCTATGCCACGCGATTGATCGACCCGAGCCTGGGTTTCGCCATGGGTTGGATTTATTGGTTTTCCTGGGCCATGACCTATGCTCTTGAGCTGACCGCCACGGGTCTGATCATCCAATTCTGGAAATCTGACATCCAGATCGCCATCTTTATTGCTGTGTTCTGGGTGATGATCACATTTTTCAACTTCTTGCCCGTCAGTTTTTATGGCGAGTTGGAATTCTGGTTCTCAAGCGTCAAAGTCATCACTGTCGTGGGGTTCATGGTCTTCGCTATTTGCATTGACGCAGGTGCTGGTGGCCGTGGCTATCTTGGTTTCCGACACTGGGTGGACCCTGGGCCATTTTCCCCCTACGAAGGCGTCCACCCCGATTCTACCGCGAAATTTGTCGGCTTCTGGGCTGTCCTGATCCAGGCTGGATTCTCGTACCAGGGCACTGAGCTCGTTGGTATCGCGGCTGGTGAAACAGAAAACCCCCGCAAGACTGTTCCTTCGGCCATCCGCAAAACATTCTTTCGtatcctgttcttctttgtcctgaccatcttcttcatcggtcTGCTGGTGCCTTACACCAATGAGAACCTTCTCACTGGTGGAAATGACGCCAACTCCTCACCCTTTGTCATTGCTGCCAGGCTTGCGGGTGTGAAGGTTCTCCCGGATATCATCAATGCGGTCCTGTTGACTGTGGTTCTTTCCGCTGCAAATTCAAACGTCTATAGTGGTAGCCGTATCTTGATTGGTCTGGCACAGGAAGGGTTCGCGCCACGCTTGTTCAAGAGGACTAGCAAGAAAGGTGTTCCCTACTACAGTGTTGCATTCACCTCGGCTTTTGGTCTGCTTGGATTCATGAATGTTTCCAATGCTGGTAGCACTGTATTCAACTGGTTCCTGAATATCTCCGGCGTGGCAGGCTTCATTACATGGGCATCTTTGAATGCTTGTCATATTGCGTTTATGCGGGCTCTAAAGGCTCGCAACATTTCTCGTGACCTCCTTCCCTACAAGGCATTGTGGCAGCCATGGTATGCCTACTATGGCTTGTTCTTTAACGTCCTGATTATCCTCACACAAGGATTCACTGCCTGGATTCCAACTTTCAGCGTCACCGATTTTTTCGTCGCCTACCTCAGTGTGATCCTTTTCGTTGTGCTCTACTTGGGCCACAAGATCATCTTCCGACCAGCATTTGTGCGACCAATCGAAGCAGATATCGATACTGGCCGTGTCGCTTTGGAAAATGAGATGTGGGAGACAGTCACTCCCACCAAGTGGTATAAGAAGTTGGGCAGCGCGATTCTGGGATAG
- the cysD gene encoding O-acetylhomoserine aminocarboxypropyltransferase/cysteine synthase family protein, translated as MSQTPHFETLQLHAGHEPDSATNSRAVPIYATSSYTFNDSAHGARLFGLKEFGNIYSRIMNPTVDVFEKRIAALEGGVAAVAASSGQAAQFMAIAALAHAGDNIVATSNLYGGTYNQLKVFLPRLGITTKFVQGDRPEDIAAAIDDRTKAVYVETIGNPRYNVPDFEAIAKVAHEKGVPFVVDNTFGAGGYFFRPIDHGADIVVHSATKWIGGHGTTIGGVVVDSGKFDWGKHADRFPQFTEPSEGYHGLNFWETFGSIAFAIRVRVEILRDLGSTLNPFAAQQLLLGLETLSLRAERHASNAIALATWLQKNEHVSWVSYPGLESHPSHEIAKRYLKRGFGGVLSFGVKGGAAAGAQVVDNFKLISNLANVGDSKTLAIHPWSTTHEQLTEQERLDSGVTEDAIRISVGTEHIDDIIADFEQSFKASSAALTQ; from the exons ATGTCGCAGACACCTCATTTTGAAACGCTCCAACTCCATGCTGG TCATGAACCAGACTCAGCTACCAATTCACGGGCAGTGCCAATCTATGCTACTAGC TCATACACATTCAATGATTCTGCTCATGGAGCTAGACTCTTTGGTCTCAAGGAGTTCGGAAACATCTACAGCCGTATCATGAAC CCTACTGTTGATGTTTTTGAGAAGCGCATCGCCGCCCTCGAGGGGGGTGTGGCAGCCGTTGCAGCTTCTTCCGGCCAGGCTGCGCAGTTCATGGCCATCGCCGCGCTTGCCCACGCTGGCGACAACATCGTAGCTACGAGCAACTTGTACGGCGGTACTTATAACCAATTGAAGGTCTTCCTTCCTCGTCTGGGCATCACAACCAAGTTTGTCCAAGGAGACAGGCCAGAGGACATCGCCGCAGCCATTGATGACCGCACCAAGGCTGTCTATGTGGAGACTATTGGCAATCCGCGGTACAATGTACCTGATTTTGAGGCCATCGCCAAGGTCGCTCACGAGAAGGGCGTTCCTTTTGTG GTTGACAACACTTTCGGAGCTGGCGGTTACTTCTTCCGCCCCATCGACCACGGTGCTGACATCGTCGTCCACAGCGCAACCAAGTGGATTGGTGGTCATGGAACCACCATTGGCGGCGTTGTTGTTGACAGCGGTAAATTTGATTGGGGTAAGCACGCTGACAGATTCCCCCAATTCACCGAACCGTCCGAGGGCTACCACGGATTGAATTTCTGGGAAACATTCGGATCTATCGCCTTCGCTATTCGTGTTCGGGTTGAGATCCTTCGTGACCTCGGATCGACACTGAATCCGTTTGCCGCTCAGCAGCTTCTGCTTGGTCTGGAGACTCTGAGTCTGCGCGCTGAACGACATGCAAGCAATGCCATTGCCCTGGCTACCTGGCTGCAGAAGAACGAGCACGTGAGCTGGGTCTCGTATCCCGGCCTCGAATCTCACCCCAGCCACGAAATTGCCAAGCGTTATCTGAAGCGCGGCTTCGGTGGCGTACTATCATTTGGAGTCAAGGGAGGCGCAGCTGCCGGAGCTCAGGTAGTTGACAATTTCAAGCTGATCTCCAACCTGGCAAA TGTTGGGGATTCGAAGACTCTGGCTATCCACCCATGGTCTACCACCCACGAACAGCTCACGGAGCAAGAGCGGCTGGACTCGGGTGTCACTGAGGATGCTATCCGCATTTCGGTGGGTACCGAGCATATTGACGACATCATTGCCGATTTTGAACAGTCCTTCAAGGCCTCCAGTGCTGCACTCACTCAGTAG